The Populus nigra chromosome 14, ddPopNigr1.1, whole genome shotgun sequence genome has a segment encoding these proteins:
- the LOC133672994 gene encoding S-adenosyl-L-methionine:benzoic acid/salicylic acid carboxyl methyltransferase 2-like: MEVAQVLHMNGGRGETSYAQNSLVQRKVISITMRIAEEAITNIYCNTFPTSLAIADLGCSSGPNTLYAVSELVKVVDNVRRKLGHQSPEYQVLLNDLPGNDFNAIFKSLAGFQENLKKQMGDGFGPCFFAGVPGSFYSRLFRAKSLHFVHSSYSLMWLSRVPEGLEGNKGNIYMASTSPPSVLKAYYMQFQTDFTLFLKCRSEELVAGGRMVLTILGRRSEDPSSKECCYIWELLAVALNEMVLEGIIEEEKFDSFNIPQYTPSPFEVESQVKKEGSFTIDRLEVSQVNWNAYDNEVYQSAAFEDGGYNVAKCMRAVAEPLLVSHFGEAIIDEVFSRYGEIVASRMSTEKTEFVNVTVSVTRKG; encoded by the exons atGGAGGTTGCTCAAGTGCTTCACATGAATGGGGGAAGGGGAGAGACAAGTTACGCGCAGAACTCACTGGTTCag CGAAAGGTGATATCCATCACAATGCGAATCGCAGAAGAAGCCATAACCAATATCTACTGCAACACCTTCCCTACAAGTTTAGCCATAGCAGACTTGGGATGTTCATCAGGACCAAACACTCTATATGCAGTATCTGAACTTGTCAAAGTAGTGGACAACGTTCGCAGAAAACTAGGCCATCAATCACCAGAATATCAGGTGCTGTTGAATGATCTTCCAGGCAATGACTTCAATGCCATTTTCAAGTCATTGGCAGGCTTCCAAGAAAATCTGAAAAAACAAATGGGAGATGGGTTTGGGCCATGTTTTTTTGCCGGAGTCCCTGGTTCTTTCTATAGCAGGCTTTTCCGTGCAAAGAGTCTTCATTTTGTCCATTCTTCCTACAGTCTCATGTGGCTGTCTCGG GTCCCTGAAGGGCTGGAGGGTAACAAGGGGAACATTTATATGGCCAGCACAAGTCCACCAAGCGTGCTTAAGGCTTATTACATGCAGTTCCAAACGGATTTTACTCTGTTTTTGAAGTGTCGCTCGGAGGAGCTGGTGGCAGGAGGGCGCATGGTTTTAACAATTTTGGGTAGAAGAAGCGAAGATCCTTCCAGCAAAGAGTGTTGCTACATCTGGGAGCTTTTGGCTGTGGCTCTCAATGAAATGGTCTTAGAG GGGATCATAGAGGAAGAGAAATTTGACTCCTTCAACATTCCTCAATACACTCCGTCTCCATTTGAAGTGGAGTCACAAGTTAAAAAGGAAGGGTCCTTTACCATTGATCGTTTGGAGGTATCTCAAGTCAATTGGAATGCTTACGATAATGAAGTTTACCAGTCTGCAGCTTTTGAAGATGGTGGATATAATGTTGCTAAGTGCATGAGAGCTGTGGCAGAGCCCTTGCTTGTTAGCCACTTCGGTGAAGCAATTATCGATGAGGTTTTCTCTAGGTATGGAGAAATTGTGGCCAGTCGCATGTCAACAGAGAAGACTGAATTTGTCAATGTGACTGTTTCCGTGACTAGAAAGGGATGA